The Sesamum indicum cultivar Zhongzhi No. 13 linkage group LG1, S_indicum_v1.0, whole genome shotgun sequence genome includes a window with the following:
- the LOC105176122 gene encoding K(+) efflux antiporter 6 isoform X2, translated as MSRLSAAVVVLFVALTAIAAPFSASADSQLVGHGAVSAANATLAESSGNKTRPKEDTFADMIDRALEKEFTENEDQNEANDAGSFNNSVAEQQAVLETVARVKTKKNETKEEKSFKLHHVFNLDNDNGAEETPTLIDRKDNVFIISNFKSKFPVLQLDLRLISDLVVVIVSATCGGIAFACAGQPVITGYLLAGSVVGPGGFNVVSEMVQVETVAQFGVIFLLFALGLEFSTTKLRVVRAVAVLGGLLQILLFMCLCGVIASLCGGNASEGVFVGAFLSMSSTAVVYKFLMERNSTNALHGQVTIGTLILQDCAVGLLFALLPVLGGTSGVMQGVMSMTKSLVVLLAFLAVLSIMSRTCVPWFLKLMISLSSQCSDKLGLSLELGSFAAGVMISTTDLAQHTLEQVEPIRNLFAALFLASIGMLIHVHFLWNHVDILLASVILVVIVKTAVISLVVKGFGYSNKISVLVGMSLAQIGEFAFVLLSRASNLRLVEGKVYLLLLGTTALSLVTTPLLFKLIPAVVHLGVLLRWFSPDSQTELGFRGENLRTDSAKQRIALISKDLLLHEG; from the exons ACCTTTGCTGATATGATCGATCGGGCCCTAGAGAAGGAATTCACCGAGAATGAGGATCAGAACGAAG CAAATGATGCTGGTAGCTTCAACAATAGTGTCGCGGAGCAACAG GCAGTATTGGAAACAGTCGCTAGAGTAAAGACAAAGAAGAATGAAACAAAGGAGGAGAA ATCGTTTAAACTTCATCATGTTTTTAATCTGGATAATGACAATGGAGCTGAAGAGACACCTACATTGATTGATAGAAAG GATAATGTGtttatcatatcaaatttcaaatctaAATTTCCAGTGTTGCAGTTAGACTTGAG GCTCATATCAGATCTGGTTGTTGTCATTGTGTCTGCAACCTGTGGTGGAATTGCTTTTGCTTGTGCTGGACAACCG GTAATTACTGGATACTTATTAGCAGGATCAGTTGTTGGACCTGGAGGGTTTAATGTTGTCAGTGAAATGGTGCAA GTTGAAACAGTGGCTcagtttggtgtaattttccttctttttgctTTGGGCCTGGAATTTTCCACTACAAAG CTTCGAGTTGTTCGTGCTGTTGCAGTTCTTGGAGGCTTACTTCAAATTCTCCTTTTTATGTGCCTGTGTGGAGTTATAGCATCG CTGTGTGGTGGTAATGCATCTGAGGGGGTATTTGTTGGTGCATTTCTATCCATGTCATCCACAGCAGTG gtatataaatttttgatgGAGAGAAACAGTACAAATGCTCTTCATGGTCAAGTTACCATTGGCACTCTCATTTTGCAG GACTGTGCCGTGGGCTTACTATTTGCCCTGCTTCCAGTGCTGGGTGGAACTTCAGGTGTTATGCAGGGAGTAATGTCCATGACTAAATC GTTGGTGGTATTGCTGGCTTTCTTGGCAGTTTTATCGATTATGTCGCGGACCTGTGTGCCTTGGTTCCTGAAACTTATGATAAGTTTGTCATCTCAG TGTAGTGACAAGCTTGGCCTTAGTCTTGAATTGGGTTCATTCGCTGCGGGAGTGATGATATCAACAACTGATCTTGCTCAGCATACGCTTGAACAA GTTGAACCTATACGCAACCTATTTGCCGCTCTTTTCCTGGCTAGCATTGGGATGCTGATCCATGTTCATTTTCTGTGGAATCATGTTGACATCTTGCTGGCATCAGTTATACTGGTGGTCATTGTTAAAACTGCTGTAATTTCTTTGGTTGTCAAGGGATTTGGCTACAGCAACAAAATTTCAGTTCTT GTTGGGATGTCTTTGGCACAAATAGGGGAATTTGCATTTGTGCTGCTCAGTCGTGCTTCTAATCTCCGTCTTGTTGAG GGGAAGGTGTACTTGCTGCTTCTTGGAACAACAGCTCTCAGTCTG GTAACCACTCCATTGCTTTTCAAGTTAATACCAGCTGTTGTGCACCTTGGCGTGCTTTTAAGATGGTTCTCACCCGACAGTCAAACTGAG CTGGGATTTAGAGGTGAAAATCTCCGTACAGATAGTGCTAAACAGAGAATTGCTCTTATATCGAAGGATCTGTTGCTGCATGAAGGATGA
- the LOC105176122 gene encoding K(+) efflux antiporter 6 isoform X1, which translates to MSRLSAAVVVLFVALTAIAAPFSASADSQLVGHGAVSAANATLAESSGNKTRPKEDTFADMIDRALEKEFTENEDQNEANDAGSFNNSVAEQQAVLETVARVKTKKNETKEEKSFKLHHVFNLDNDNGAEETPTLIDRKDNVFIISNFKSKFPVLQLDLRLISDLVVVIVSATCGGIAFACAGQPVITGYLLAGSVVGPGGFNVVSEMVQVETVAQFGVIFLLFALGLEFSTTKLRVVRAVAVLGGLLQILLFMCLCGVIASLCGGNASEGVFVGAFLSMSSTAVVYKFLMERNSTNALHGQVTIGTLILQDCAVGLLFALLPVLGGTSGVMQGVMSMTKSLVVLLAFLAVLSIMSRTCVPWFLKLMISLSSQTNELYQLASVAFCLLVAWCSDKLGLSLELGSFAAGVMISTTDLAQHTLEQVEPIRNLFAALFLASIGMLIHVHFLWNHVDILLASVILVVIVKTAVISLVVKGFGYSNKISVLVGMSLAQIGEFAFVLLSRASNLRLVEGKVYLLLLGTTALSLVTTPLLFKLIPAVVHLGVLLRWFSPDSQTELGFRGENLRTDSAKQRIALISKDLLLHEG; encoded by the exons ACCTTTGCTGATATGATCGATCGGGCCCTAGAGAAGGAATTCACCGAGAATGAGGATCAGAACGAAG CAAATGATGCTGGTAGCTTCAACAATAGTGTCGCGGAGCAACAG GCAGTATTGGAAACAGTCGCTAGAGTAAAGACAAAGAAGAATGAAACAAAGGAGGAGAA ATCGTTTAAACTTCATCATGTTTTTAATCTGGATAATGACAATGGAGCTGAAGAGACACCTACATTGATTGATAGAAAG GATAATGTGtttatcatatcaaatttcaaatctaAATTTCCAGTGTTGCAGTTAGACTTGAG GCTCATATCAGATCTGGTTGTTGTCATTGTGTCTGCAACCTGTGGTGGAATTGCTTTTGCTTGTGCTGGACAACCG GTAATTACTGGATACTTATTAGCAGGATCAGTTGTTGGACCTGGAGGGTTTAATGTTGTCAGTGAAATGGTGCAA GTTGAAACAGTGGCTcagtttggtgtaattttccttctttttgctTTGGGCCTGGAATTTTCCACTACAAAG CTTCGAGTTGTTCGTGCTGTTGCAGTTCTTGGAGGCTTACTTCAAATTCTCCTTTTTATGTGCCTGTGTGGAGTTATAGCATCG CTGTGTGGTGGTAATGCATCTGAGGGGGTATTTGTTGGTGCATTTCTATCCATGTCATCCACAGCAGTG gtatataaatttttgatgGAGAGAAACAGTACAAATGCTCTTCATGGTCAAGTTACCATTGGCACTCTCATTTTGCAG GACTGTGCCGTGGGCTTACTATTTGCCCTGCTTCCAGTGCTGGGTGGAACTTCAGGTGTTATGCAGGGAGTAATGTCCATGACTAAATC GTTGGTGGTATTGCTGGCTTTCTTGGCAGTTTTATCGATTATGTCGCGGACCTGTGTGCCTTGGTTCCTGAAACTTATGATAAGTTTGTCATCTCAG ACCAATGAACTTTATCAATTGGCCTCAGTTGCATTTTGTCTACTCGTAGCCTGG TGTAGTGACAAGCTTGGCCTTAGTCTTGAATTGGGTTCATTCGCTGCGGGAGTGATGATATCAACAACTGATCTTGCTCAGCATACGCTTGAACAA GTTGAACCTATACGCAACCTATTTGCCGCTCTTTTCCTGGCTAGCATTGGGATGCTGATCCATGTTCATTTTCTGTGGAATCATGTTGACATCTTGCTGGCATCAGTTATACTGGTGGTCATTGTTAAAACTGCTGTAATTTCTTTGGTTGTCAAGGGATTTGGCTACAGCAACAAAATTTCAGTTCTT GTTGGGATGTCTTTGGCACAAATAGGGGAATTTGCATTTGTGCTGCTCAGTCGTGCTTCTAATCTCCGTCTTGTTGAG GGGAAGGTGTACTTGCTGCTTCTTGGAACAACAGCTCTCAGTCTG GTAACCACTCCATTGCTTTTCAAGTTAATACCAGCTGTTGTGCACCTTGGCGTGCTTTTAAGATGGTTCTCACCCGACAGTCAAACTGAG CTGGGATTTAGAGGTGAAAATCTCCGTACAGATAGTGCTAAACAGAGAATTGCTCTTATATCGAAGGATCTGTTGCTGCATGAAGGATGA